Proteins from one Leptospira wolbachii serovar Codice str. CDC genomic window:
- a CDS encoding toxin-antitoxin system HicB family antitoxin has translation MNKKNVLTIRIPEDLKERIEKTAATQGVSLNQFALYAFTRGISDIDTANFFKKRIQGKTNESIEDGFKKVMGKVGKKDKVPTRRLTLVL, from the coding sequence ATGAATAAAAAAAATGTGCTCACCATTCGTATTCCAGAAGATCTTAAAGAAAGAATTGAAAAAACTGCTGCGACACAAGGTGTTTCTCTTAATCAATTTGCTTTATATGCTTTTACAAGAGGCATCAGCGATATTGACACTGCTAACTTTTTCAAAAAACGCATTCAAGGAAAAACTAATGAATCAATTGAAGACGGATTTAAGAAAGTTATGGGGAAAGTCGGAAAGAAAGATAAAGTTCCTACGCGTAGACTAACTCTAGTTCTATAG
- a CDS encoding putative toxin-antitoxin system toxin component, PIN family: MRVTIDTNVLYQALRDSRGASHFILALVENRKIELALSTPVFIEYSDVLLRDKSISDLGLSKKEINLVLDFLALVATPFSINYLLRPNLGDENDNLFVELAFASNSRYLITSNIKDFNQNKDLKFDSFKVITPTDFTKFWRLNYE; encoded by the coding sequence GTGCGGGTAACTATTGATACAAACGTCTTATATCAAGCTCTAAGAGATAGTAGAGGTGCTTCACATTTTATACTAGCTTTAGTCGAAAACAGGAAAATTGAATTAGCTCTATCAACACCAGTTTTTATAGAATATTCGGATGTTTTACTTAGAGATAAGTCAATATCTGATTTAGGCTTATCTAAAAAGGAAATTAATCTTGTCTTGGATTTCCTTGCTTTGGTGGCTACGCCTTTTTCTATTAACTATTTACTAAGACCTAATCTTGGGGACGAAAACGACAACCTTTTTGTTGAACTTGCTTTTGCAAGTAACAGTCGATACCTAATTACTTCAAATATTAAAGATTTTAACCAAAATAAAGATCTAAAATTTGATTCCTTTAAAGTTATTACTCCCACAGATTTCACTAAATTTTGGAGATTAAATTATGAATAA